CCAGGAATCCGGCGATCATTTCGGCTGTAAATTCCATCATATGTTTCATATGTTACAGGTATTTGTTAATATCTATTCCTATGGGCATGAACTCTTCCACGGTGCGGCCGAACGAAAGCACCTCGCGCACGGTCGACGACGAGATGTCGGCCACGGGCGAGGGGGTGAACAGCATGACGGTCGTGATGTCGGGGTAGATGCGGTGGTTGGTGGCCTCCATCGTGCGTTCGTACTCGAAGTCGGTGGTGTTCCTCACGCCGCGGATGATGGCGCAGGCTCCTGCCGCCTCGGCGAATTCGCCCGTCAGCCCGGTGTAGATGCACGCCTCGACGCGCTCATCGCCGCGGTAGATGTCGTCGATGAGCCGCTTGCGGTTCTCGACCGTCAGCAGCCCCTGCTTGGAGGTGTTGTTGCCGATGCCGATGATCACGCGGTCGAACAGGTTCAGCGCTTCGTCGACCAGAGCCGCATGGCCGCGCGTGAAGGGGTCGAACGACCCGGGGAAGATTGCAGTGCGTTCCATATCGGACAAAGGTAGAAAAAAAACGGAAAAACAGCACGTTTTCCCGTTTTTATTCATTGCAGCCGCGGCGGGTCACTCCTTGTGGAGCAGACCGCGCAGGCGACGCAGCGCCTTGCTCATCTGCGCTTCGACGGTCTTGACGGAAATATGCATTTCGGCGGCTATTTCGGCGTTCGAGAGCTGCTCGTTGCGGCTTTTGAGGAAGATGTCGCGGCAGCGGCCGGGCAGCTGCGAGACGGCCTCGGCCACGAGCTGCGTGATCTCGTCGGTCTCGATCTGCAACGACTCGGGGCTGGCGAAAACCTCGCCTAACTCTTCGAACGGAATGTAGGAAAAACGGTCGTCGCGCAGGCGGTTGAGCGCCCGGTTGCGCACGGCGCGGAACAGATAGGCGCGTACCGAGACGGTGATCCGCAGCTCGGCGGCGTGCTGCCAGACATGGGTGTAGACGTCGAGTACGACCTCTTCGGCCGAAGCGCGGTCGCGGAGCCAGAACTCGGCGAAGCGGCACAACGGCGCATAGTAACGGTCGAACAACTCCCGGAAGGCGGCGATTTCCCCCCCCCGTTCGATTCTCAACCACAGGTGAACGTCGTATTCGTTATCTGACATGGCGTGTCGTAAGACTGTGTAAAAGTACTAAAAATCGGGATTCCCCGAAAAGCCGTTGCGGAAAAGCAGGCCGCAGGGTGGGGAGGCGACCCGCTTTTCCGCGGCTTTGTTCACTCGATGTCCTCGAAGAAGAATTCCGAGAATTTTAGTTTTGCGTTTCCGTAAAGTTCCGGCAGGAGCCTTTTGGCCCGTTTTTCGAAATCGTCGTAATCCTTCCGGTCGTATGCCCAGGCGATTTCTGCGATGGCGGCCATCCTGGGGAGCGTCATTCGCTGCACATGGCCGAAATCGGCGATATATTCGGTCCATACGTTTCCCTGAATGCCGAGGATATTCCTGTACTCGGCGGGTTTCAGGCGGTCGTAGGGATCGAGTCGGTAAACCTGCCTCATGGAGAGGTACCGTGTGGGTCCTATCGGCTCGTACTTCTCGGGATCGGAAGTCTGCGAGTAGTCGAGGTAGCAGTTCCACTTGGGTGTCATGATGACTCGGTTTCCCTTCCTCGCGGCGTCCGTTCCCCGGAACTGATCCGTCCAGGCCATGATTACCGCTGACTTCGATATTCCGCCCTGCATGATCTCGTCCCATCCGATCAACTCGCGTCCGTGCTCGTGGAGCCACTTTTCGACGCGGTGCATGAAATAACTCTGAAGTTCGTTTTCGTTTGCCAGTCCCTCCTCCCGGATGCGCCTCTGGCAGGCGGGGCACTCCTTCCAGCGCTCCTTGGGACATTCGTCGCCCCCGACGTGTATGAATTTCGAGGGGAACAGGTCGAGCACCTCTGCGAGCACGTTTTCCACGAATTCGAAGGTCTCCTCCTTTCCGGCGCAGAGCACGTCCTTGGAAATCCCCCAGTGGGTCCATACCTCGTAGCCCTTGCCCCGGCATCCCAGCTGGGGATAGGAAGCCAGCGCCCCGAGCATATGCCCGGGCATGTCGATCTCGGGAATGACCTCGATGTAGCGCTCTGCGGCGTAGGCCACGATGGCGCGTACGTCGTCCTGGGTGTAAAAACCGCCGTAGGGTTTTCCATCGTATCGGTTGCGGCTTTCGTCGGTCTTGTCGTATCGGCCGATGACGGTCTCCCTGCGTACGGACCCGATCTCGGTCAGCAGGGGATAGTGTTTGATCTCGATGCGCCATCCCTGATCTTCGGAGAGATGCCAGTGAAATACGTTCAGCTTGTGCATGGCGAGGATGTCGATGAAACGCTTCACCTCGTCTACGGTCCAGAAATGACGCCCGGAGTCGAGCATTCCGCCGCGGTGTGCGAAGCAGGGTTTGTCGCGGACGACGACCGCGGGTACTGTTCCGTCGGTAGCGACGAGTTGGCGGAGTGTCTGCAAGGCGTAGAACACGGCTTGCGGGGAGCCTCCGAGAATTTCGACGGTACGGGGCGTCACGGCAAGAGTGTACTCCTCGGCGGCGAGGGACGGGGATGTCCGGAGACGGATTTCGCCCTTCGCGGCCATGGGTATTTCGCGCCCGATGACGGGTTCGATGTCCGTTGCGAAGATTTCGGCGGGACGCCGGAGTTCTCCTTCGGCGGCGATGGCGGTCTGGGCCGTGATCCGAAACTCTCCCCTGGCTTCGGTGATTTCCGCGGGGCGCGGGATGATGTCGATGCTCCGGGCGGAGCCGGCTGCCGCGAGAAGTGTGGCGAAGATTAGTAAAATGCTCTTTCTCATTGGATTGGGGAAGGGTGGTGGTTGAAAAAGCCGCCTGCGGGAACGCTCCCGCAGGCGGGTGATAAGGGATCAGTCGAGGTCCAGTTCTTCGAGATTGCCCCAGACTTCGAATTCGGCGAATGTGCCGCCTTTGTAGGTCATCGGCGTCGGTTTTACGCTCGACCCGCTGTTCCACGACATGTGGAGCGTGAAGCGGATGTAGCGCGCCCGCTGTATTTCACCCAGATAGACCGAGTTATGGAGCGAGTGGGACATGATTCCCTCGTCGGGCTTCGTCCCGGTGAACCGTTCGCTGTATGTCCAGTCCGCGTCGTTCTCCATGCCGTCGCCCGTGATGGTCTTGGCCGTTTCGATCGTGATGTCGCCCGGAGGATTGTTCAGGGCGCCGTCGGCTTTGGTGCGGGCCGTGATGCGGACGCCGCGCACGGTCACCTCCTTGCCCATGTCGAAGACGAAATAGAACGGAACGTAGACCACCGGACCGACGGATGCCTTGAAATTGTAGGTCCAATAGCTCGCCGGGTTGCCGTCGAGCACGTCCTTGGCCCACCCGGTCTTGGGATTGCCTTCGCCCGGGGTGTATTCCGAGGTGCAGTGGACCACTTTCCAGCCTTCGCGGTCGAGCAGCTGGGCGGGCGGCAGCACGCGCTTGTTGAAGAGGATGTAGTAGACGTTGCCCTCGTCGGAGGTCTGCGCAGCGTCGTCGCCCTTGATCTGTTCGATGGTGATCGGCAGCAGGTACTGCTCGCCGTCGGGCATCTTCTCGCTGTTCAGCGTCACCTGCGCCGTCGACGAAACCTCGTTGTAGCGGGGCAGGATCACCTCCTTCTTCGAAAATTCGTAGGCCTCGGCCGGTACGAGTTCGTACGACGTGTCGTGGGCCTTGTTGTAGGCGTCGACCAGCGTGCGGTCGACCTTGAAGGTCACGGTGAGGTTCTCCGCACTGACCGACCGGGCGACGGCCCGGATGTCGATCGTCTGGGTTTTGGGTTCGAGCAGCGAGATTTGGAGCGGCTCGGCCCCGGCGTTCTGGATCGCCAGCACCGCGGGCCCGTTCAGCCCCGTTCCCGGATCGTCGTCCTTGCAGCCTCCCGACGCAATCAACAGCGCGGCGGCCGCAACGAGACGGATGGAAGCATATCGTTTCATGGTCGTGTTCGTTTTGGGTTCTACTTGTTTTTGGCCG
This Alistipes shahii WAL 8301 DNA region includes the following protein-coding sequences:
- the coaD gene encoding pantetheine-phosphate adenylyltransferase, with product MERTAIFPGSFDPFTRGHAALVDEALNLFDRVIIGIGNNTSKQGLLTVENRKRLIDDIYRGDERVEACIYTGLTGEFAEAAGACAIIRGVRNTTDFEYERTMEATNHRIYPDITTVMLFTPSPVADISSSTVREVLSFGRTVEEFMPIGIDINKYL
- a CDS encoding RNA polymerase sigma-70 factor; this translates as MSDNEYDVHLWLRIERGGEIAAFRELFDRYYAPLCRFAEFWLRDRASAEEVVLDVYTHVWQHAAELRITVSVRAYLFRAVRNRALNRLRDDRFSYIPFEELGEVFASPESLQIETDEITQLVAEAVSQLPGRCRDIFLKSRNEQLSNAEIAAEMHISVKTVEAQMSKALRRLRGLLHKE
- a CDS encoding beta-N-acetylhexosaminidase, whose protein sequence is MRKSILLIFATLLAAAGSARSIDIIPRPAEITEARGEFRITAQTAIAAEGELRRPAEIFATDIEPVIGREIPMAAKGEIRLRTSPSLAAEEYTLAVTPRTVEILGGSPQAVFYALQTLRQLVATDGTVPAVVVRDKPCFAHRGGMLDSGRHFWTVDEVKRFIDILAMHKLNVFHWHLSEDQGWRIEIKHYPLLTEIGSVRRETVIGRYDKTDESRNRYDGKPYGGFYTQDDVRAIVAYAAERYIEVIPEIDMPGHMLGALASYPQLGCRGKGYEVWTHWGISKDVLCAGKEETFEFVENVLAEVLDLFPSKFIHVGGDECPKERWKECPACQRRIREEGLANENELQSYFMHRVEKWLHEHGRELIGWDEIMQGGISKSAVIMAWTDQFRGTDAARKGNRVIMTPKWNCYLDYSQTSDPEKYEPIGPTRYLSMRQVYRLDPYDRLKPAEYRNILGIQGNVWTEYIADFGHVQRMTLPRMAAIAEIAWAYDRKDYDDFEKRAKRLLPELYGNAKLKFSEFFFEDIE
- a CDS encoding BT_3987 domain-containing protein, which gives rise to MKRYASIRLVAAAALLIASGGCKDDDPGTGLNGPAVLAIQNAGAEPLQISLLEPKTQTIDIRAVARSVSAENLTVTFKVDRTLVDAYNKAHDTSYELVPAEAYEFSKKEVILPRYNEVSSTAQVTLNSEKMPDGEQYLLPITIEQIKGDDAAQTSDEGNVYYILFNKRVLPPAQLLDREGWKVVHCTSEYTPGEGNPKTGWAKDVLDGNPASYWTYNFKASVGPVVYVPFYFVFDMGKEVTVRGVRITARTKADGALNNPPGDITIETAKTITGDGMENDADWTYSERFTGTKPDEGIMSHSLHNSVYLGEIQRARYIRFTLHMSWNSGSSVKPTPMTYKGGTFAEFEVWGNLEELDLD